From Penicillium psychrofluorescens genome assembly, chromosome: 6, one genomic window encodes:
- a CDS encoding uncharacterized protein (ID:PFLUO_009603-T1.cds;~source:funannotate): protein MSTLQNSKLAFIGGGNMASAIIQGLLKQGITSGNVTVSEPWDINREKIAALGVCTTTSNVEAGGEADIVILAVKPQVTQSVCEELATAWSQRSTLPVVVSIAAGITLKSLQEWTKTSDRRTAHTVRVMPNTPALVGEGASGLFAGTDVTEAEKKLVDALLGSVSKATEWVDREELLDVVTGLSGSGPAYFFAMVEHLVASAEALGLPKEQATRLATQTCLGAGKMLVESSDEPAQLRKNVTSPNGTTYAALQTFESLGFKQIVDKSVQAATHRAAELGGTPRKS, encoded by the exons ATGTCCACCCTTCAAAACAGCAAGCTAGCCTTCATCGGTGGTGGAAATATGGCTTCTGCCATCATCCAAGGCCTTCTGAAGCAGGGAATCACGAGTGGAAACGTCACCGTCTCGGAGCCGTGGGATATCAACCGCGAAAAGATCGCGGCTCTGGGAGTTTGCACGACGACTTCGAATGttgaagctggaggagaagcggatATTGTGATCCTTGCAGTCAAGCCTCAAGTGACCCAGAGCGTGtgcgaggagctggcgacTGCCTGGTCTCAGAGATCGACATTACCTGTTGTTGTCAGCATCGCCGCGGGTATTACCCTGAAAAGCTTGCAAGAATGGACCAAGACAAGCGATAGAAGAACCGCCCATACTGTTCGCGTTATGCCGAACACCCCGGCACTGGTTGGCGAAGGTGCCTCTGGTCTCTTTGCAGGCACGGATGTGACAGAAGCAGAAAAGAAACTGGTGGATGCACTTCTCGGCAGTGTGAGCAAAGCCACCGAGTGGGTGGACAGAGAAGAATTGTTGGATGTAGTGACTGGCTTGTCTG GATCCGGACCCGCATACTTCTTCGCCATGGTTGAGCATCTAGTTGCCAGTGCCGAAGCCCTGGGCCTTCCAAAAGAGCAGGCAACTCGACTGGCCACACAGACATGCCTTGGAGCGGGCAAGATGCTCGTCGAGTCGTCCGATGAACCCGCCCAGCTGCGCAAGAATGTAACCAGTCCGAATGGAACCACCTATGCTGCACTACAGACATTTGAATCGCTAGGCTTCAAACAAATAGTGGACAAGTCCGTTCAAGCTGCAACTCACCGAGCTGCCGAGCTCGGGGGTACTCCGAGAAAATCATAA